In the Pseudomonadota bacterium genome, one interval contains:
- a CDS encoding HAD family phosphatase codes for MIKLFVFDLGNVILPFEHRQIATKLYEKSRDKARFASDEIFTFMFERDKGLINDYETGQTSSEEFFRQLKERYKLDMTFEKFRDIWNPIFQENREVNDAILYLKSKGYPIFLLSNTNELHFSYIIEQYPIVHVLDEWILSFEAGVKKPEKRIYEMIFEKMDVDKDDVFYIDDVERYVEAAKGFGIQGMVFKDAGRLWKAINKIVEGKGAG; via the coding sequence ATGATAAAACTGTTCGTATTTGACCTCGGGAACGTGATTCTGCCTTTTGAGCACAGACAGATTGCAACAAAACTCTATGAAAAATCCAGAGACAAGGCACGGTTTGCATCTGACGAAATATTTACGTTTATGTTTGAAAGAGATAAAGGACTTATTAACGACTATGAAACCGGCCAGACGTCTTCAGAAGAATTTTTCAGGCAGCTAAAAGAGCGGTACAAACTTGACATGACCTTTGAAAAATTCAGAGATATATGGAATCCAATTTTCCAGGAGAACAGGGAGGTCAATGATGCCATATTGTACTTGAAATCAAAGGGTTACCCCATATTCCTCCTGAGCAATACCAATGAACTCCATTTCTCGTATATTATTGAGCAGTATCCCATCGTACACGTGCTGGACGAATGGATACTTTCCTTTGAGGCAGGCGTGAAAAAGCCGGAGAAGAGAATCTATGAAATGATCTTTGAGAAGATGGATGTGGATAAAGACGATGTATTTTACATAGATGACGTTGAGCGGTATGTGGAGGCAGCAAAAGGGTTTGGCATACAGGGGATGGTATTTAAAGATGCAGGGCGGTTGTGGAAAGCAATTAATAAAATTGTGGAAGGGAAAGGGGCAGGCTGA